Proteins encoded within one genomic window of Candidatus Methylomirabilota bacterium:
- a CDS encoding argininosuccinate synthase gives PRYAEMIYYGFWFAPEREALQGLMDSTQTDVTGTARLKLYKGTVTIAGRRSPRSLYRGDFVTFEADRVYRPQDAEGFINLSALRLKIRALRDRSR, from the coding sequence TGCCGCGCTACGCCGAGATGATCTACTACGGCTTCTGGTTCGCTCCCGAGCGCGAGGCGCTCCAGGGCTTGATGGACAGCACGCAGACAGATGTCACCGGCACCGCGAGGCTCAAGCTCTACAAGGGCACGGTGACCATCGCCGGCCGCCGGTCACCTCGCTCGCTCTACCGCGGGGACTTCGTCACCTTCGAGGCCGACCGCGTGTACCGCCCGCAGGACGCCGAGGGATTCATTAACCTCAGCGCGCTCCGCCTCAAGATCCGCGCCCTCCGCGACCGCAGCCGGTAG